A window of the Plasmodium vivax chromosome 12, whole genome shotgun sequence genome harbors these coding sequences:
- a CDS encoding 50S ribosomal protein L20, putative (encoded by transcript PVX_118585A), with product MKLPREVVFQVAKGFRGRSKGCFKIARSRAMKALLHSYIMRRQRYRRLRVHWIASINRACREWNFTYAHFMNSLLNNNIMLNRKSLYSLCYTEPISFKCLVDESKYVFFQRKLKFRDISQL from the exons ATGAAGCTGCCCAGGGAAGTTGTTTTTCAAGTTGCGAAAGGGTTTAGAGGGAGGAGCAAGGgatgttttaaaattgcgAGGAGCAGGGCCATGAAGGCGCTGCTGCATTCGTACATTATGCGACGCCAGCGGTATAGGAGGCTGCGG GTCCACTGGATAGCGAGCATAAACAGGGCCTGCAGGGAGTGGAACTTCACGTACGCCCACTTCATGAACAGCCTGCTGAACAACAACATCATGCTAAATAGGAAGAGCTTGTACAGCCTGTGCTACACGGAGCCGATAAGCTTCAAATGCCTAGTGGACGAATCGaagtatgttttttttcagagGAAGCTTAAGTTTAGGGACATCTCGCAGTTGTGA